One Pectinophora gossypiella chromosome 9, ilPecGoss1.1, whole genome shotgun sequence genomic region harbors:
- the LOC126369887 gene encoding charged multivesicular body protein 5, translating to MNRIFGRGKPKEPGPSISDCISNVDSRADNIEQKVQKLETELRKYKDQMNKMREGPAKNSVKQKAMRVLKQKKQYEQQLEGLRAQSFNMEQANYATQTLKDTHATIAAMKDGVTQMKKEFKKINIDSIEDVNDELADMFEQADEVQEALGRQYGVPDIDDDELAAELDALGDEIALDDDNSYLDDVHKAPAAPDKEPGVDSLRNKDGVPVDEFGLPQVPSAAQTSR from the exons ATGAACAGAATTTTCGGTAGAGGAAAGCCAAAGGAACCTGGTCCTAGTATATCGGATTGCATTAGCAAT GTTGATAGCAGGGCTGACAACATTGAGCAGAAGGTTCAAAAGCTGGAAACTGAGCTGCGAAAGTATAAGGATCAGATGAATAAAATGCGAGAAGGTCCTGCAAAGAATTCTGTCAAACAGAAGGCAATGAGGGTATTGAAACAGAAAAAACA ATATGAACAACAGCTAGAGGGCTTAAGAGCACAATCTTTCAACATGGAACAAGCAAACTATGCCACACAGACGTTGAAGGATACACATGCCACCATCGCAGCAATGAAGGATGGAGTCACACAGATGAAGAAGGAATTCAAAAAGATCAACATTGATTCTATTGAG GATGTGAATGATGAGTTAGCGGACATGTTTGAACAAGCAGATGAGGTGCAAGAGGCGCTCGGCCGGCAGTACGGCGTGCCggatattgatgatgatgaactcgCTGCGGAACTGGATGCCTTGG gTGACGAGATTGCCCTAGACGATGATAACTCGTATCTCGATGACGTACACAAGGCCCCGGCCGCTCCGGACAAGGAGCCAGGAGTGGACAGTCTCCGTAACAAGGACGGAGTGCCAGTTGACGAGTTTGGTCTGCCCCAAGTACCAAGTGCTGCCCAGACCTCACGTTGA
- the LOC126369865 gene encoding synaptic vesicle glycoprotein 2B-like isoform X2, which translates to MTSADKGWLTAAPMLGMVLGSYFWGCLADTKGRKVVLVSTLLLDGFCGIFSSFVQILPIFMACRFINGFAVAGAMGICFPYLGEFQQTKYREKILCWMEMFWTLGVICLPLIAWGIIPITGIRVESGWFSYDSWNWFVAACGIPSLMLGFWLFTFPESPKFMMECGDYDDALNCLKDIYRQNTGDDPDNYPIKSLKEKARTISVASQNSQKSVRSLSMRKPKDLKRLFSEIWVQTKALCKPPYLKYTILTCLIQFGLTTSYYTLMIWFPELFNRYEEFEHRFPNTTASVCDVSGIVVSDDAIEDPFDCGKVIDQSVYMHTLIVGLACIPTSLWLPLCVHKLGAKFFLIFSLGFAGVVTVGLYYVQNSTQNLVLSCIFEALTSLAISLVFCVLVDLFPTNLRVMAAALSLTAGRGGGLIGNLSFGYLIDINCVVPIVVFSAFLFIAALLCFFLPKTGQEALD; encoded by the exons ATGACCTCTGCTGATAAGGGATGGCTGACCGCTGCCCCTATGTTAG GTATGGTCCTCGGCTCATACTTCTGGGGCTGTCTGGCGGACACCAAGGGTCGCAAGGTCGTGCTAGTGTCGACCCTGCTGCTTGACGGCTTTTGTGGAATCTTCTCATCCTTCGTACAGATCCTGCCCATCTTCATGGCCTGCCGATTCATTAACGGTTTTGC TGTTGCCGGCGCCATGGGTATCTGTTTCCCCTATCTGGGAGAGTTCCAGCAGACCAAGTACAGAGAGAAGATCCTCTGCTGGATGGAAATGTTCTGGACCCTCGGAGTTATTTGCTTGCCTT TAATCGCGTGGGGCATCATCCCAATCACGGGCATCCGCGTGGAGAGCGGTTGGTTCTCATACGACTCGTGGAACTGGTTCGTGGCCGCGTGCGGTATCCCATCGCTGATGCTCGGCTTCTGGCTGTTCACCTTCCCTGAGAGTCCCAAGTTCATGATGGAGTGCGGCGACTACGATGACGCCCTCAACTGCCTCAAGGACATCTACCGCCAGAACACCGGTGACGACCCCGATAACTACCCC ATCAAGAGCCTCAAGGAAAAAGCGCGAACAATATCGGTGGCGTCACAAAACTCGCAGAAATCCGTCCGAAGCCTCAGCATGCGCAAGCCTAAAGACCTCAAACGTCTGTTCAGTGAGATCTGGGTTCAAACCAAAGCCCTCTGCAAGCCTCCCTACCTTAAATACACCATTCTTACTTGCCTTATCCAGTTCGGCTTGACTACTAG CTACTACACCCTGATGATCTGGTTCCCCGAGTTGTTCAACCGCTACGAAGAGTTCGAGCACCGGTTCCCTAACACCACAGCCTCTGTCTGCGACGTATCAGGCATCGTTGTCAGCGACGACGCCATCGAGGACCCCTTCGACTGCGGCAAGGTCATCGACCAGAGCGTCTACATGCACACCCTCATCGTCGGTCTCGCTTGCATCCCCACCTCGCTCTGGCTGCCGCTTTGCGTCCACAAACTTGGAGCTAAGTTCTTCCTTA TCTTCTCCCTTGGGTTCGCCGGCGTGGTAACGGTTGGTCTGTACTACGTGCAGAACTCCACTCAGAACCTGGTACTGTCCTGCATCTTCGAAGCCCTGACCTCCCTCGCCATCTCGCTGGTCTTCTGCGTACTCGTCGACTTGTTCCCTACAAACCTTag GGTGATGGCAGCAGCGCTGTCCTTAACGGCGGGTCGAGGCGGCGGGCTGATCGGCAACCTGTCATTCGGCTACCTCATCGATATCAACTGTGTCGTGCCCATCGTCGTCTTCTCAGCATTCCTATTTA TTGCTGCTCTACTCTGCTTCTTCTTGCCAAAGACAGGACAGGAAGCGCTCGACTAA
- the LOC126369865 gene encoding synaptic vesicle glycoprotein 2B-like isoform X1, giving the protein MGLDFLEHGADFEAAISATGFGRFHFCLLAITGLIYANTAIGITIISFVLPAATCDFRMTSADKGWLTAAPMLGMVLGSYFWGCLADTKGRKVVLVSTLLLDGFCGIFSSFVQILPIFMACRFINGFAVAGAMGICFPYLGEFQQTKYREKILCWMEMFWTLGVICLPLIAWGIIPITGIRVESGWFSYDSWNWFVAACGIPSLMLGFWLFTFPESPKFMMECGDYDDALNCLKDIYRQNTGDDPDNYPIKSLKEKARTISVASQNSQKSVRSLSMRKPKDLKRLFSEIWVQTKALCKPPYLKYTILTCLIQFGLTTSYYTLMIWFPELFNRYEEFEHRFPNTTASVCDVSGIVVSDDAIEDPFDCGKVIDQSVYMHTLIVGLACIPTSLWLPLCVHKLGAKFFLIFSLGFAGVVTVGLYYVQNSTQNLVLSCIFEALTSLAISLVFCVLVDLFPTNLRVMAAALSLTAGRGGGLIGNLSFGYLIDINCVVPIVVFSAFLFIAALLCFFLPKTGQEALD; this is encoded by the exons atgg GTTTAGACTTCTTAGAACATGGAGCGGATTTTGAAGCTGCCATCTCCGCTACTG GATTCGGGCGGTTCCACTTCTGCCTGTTGGCGATCACCGGGCTGATCTACGCCAACACGGCTATCGGCATCACAATCATCTCCTTCGTACTACCAGCAGCCACCTGTGACTTCCGCATGACCTCTGCTGATAAGGGATGGCTGACCGCTGCCCCTATGTTAG GTATGGTCCTCGGCTCATACTTCTGGGGCTGTCTGGCGGACACCAAGGGTCGCAAGGTCGTGCTAGTGTCGACCCTGCTGCTTGACGGCTTTTGTGGAATCTTCTCATCCTTCGTACAGATCCTGCCCATCTTCATGGCCTGCCGATTCATTAACGGTTTTGC TGTTGCCGGCGCCATGGGTATCTGTTTCCCCTATCTGGGAGAGTTCCAGCAGACCAAGTACAGAGAGAAGATCCTCTGCTGGATGGAAATGTTCTGGACCCTCGGAGTTATTTGCTTGCCTT TAATCGCGTGGGGCATCATCCCAATCACGGGCATCCGCGTGGAGAGCGGTTGGTTCTCATACGACTCGTGGAACTGGTTCGTGGCCGCGTGCGGTATCCCATCGCTGATGCTCGGCTTCTGGCTGTTCACCTTCCCTGAGAGTCCCAAGTTCATGATGGAGTGCGGCGACTACGATGACGCCCTCAACTGCCTCAAGGACATCTACCGCCAGAACACCGGTGACGACCCCGATAACTACCCC ATCAAGAGCCTCAAGGAAAAAGCGCGAACAATATCGGTGGCGTCACAAAACTCGCAGAAATCCGTCCGAAGCCTCAGCATGCGCAAGCCTAAAGACCTCAAACGTCTGTTCAGTGAGATCTGGGTTCAAACCAAAGCCCTCTGCAAGCCTCCCTACCTTAAATACACCATTCTTACTTGCCTTATCCAGTTCGGCTTGACTACTAG CTACTACACCCTGATGATCTGGTTCCCCGAGTTGTTCAACCGCTACGAAGAGTTCGAGCACCGGTTCCCTAACACCACAGCCTCTGTCTGCGACGTATCAGGCATCGTTGTCAGCGACGACGCCATCGAGGACCCCTTCGACTGCGGCAAGGTCATCGACCAGAGCGTCTACATGCACACCCTCATCGTCGGTCTCGCTTGCATCCCCACCTCGCTCTGGCTGCCGCTTTGCGTCCACAAACTTGGAGCTAAGTTCTTCCTTA TCTTCTCCCTTGGGTTCGCCGGCGTGGTAACGGTTGGTCTGTACTACGTGCAGAACTCCACTCAGAACCTGGTACTGTCCTGCATCTTCGAAGCCCTGACCTCCCTCGCCATCTCGCTGGTCTTCTGCGTACTCGTCGACTTGTTCCCTACAAACCTTag GGTGATGGCAGCAGCGCTGTCCTTAACGGCGGGTCGAGGCGGCGGGCTGATCGGCAACCTGTCATTCGGCTACCTCATCGATATCAACTGTGTCGTGCCCATCGTCGTCTTCTCAGCATTCCTATTTA TTGCTGCTCTACTCTGCTTCTTCTTGCCAAAGACAGGACAGGAAGCGCTCGACTAA